The following coding sequences are from one Augochlora pura isolate Apur16 chromosome 6, APUR_v2.2.1, whole genome shotgun sequence window:
- the LOC144471390 gene encoding transmembrane protein 205, which translates to MCLRTSLDTESMEPVVVHHSQQNNKLQKAKEKYMKLHDDLVAKELNIIKEQETDAVFIPELADDILRASTINYSSLLKTLSKYYEALQQTKFFKILFYTTQPAHVIMIAAVLCVTSALVPTKDRLQGAGHPYSRTTTFIYLASFVMHLGAQIWMTFVSGLSLYFALPRHTFGEVQRILFPRYFTINACLSLITLLIFIKHHPAHTWDTEIAIQVCGMSGAFFLELLIRLYLTPPLLQLIVQKNILERAAGVGNEIGRHNPGPLKHCPHYLNIHKAFRRVHVYIAMGNMLTMGCTVLHLHYIASKICVL; encoded by the exons ATGTGTCTTCGTACATCGCTCGACACAGAATCCATGGAGCCGGTTGTGGTGCATCACAGTCAACAGAACAATAAATTGcagaaagcgaaagaaaagtATATGAAGTTGCACGACGACTTGGTCGCCAAGGAACTGAACATAATCAAGGAACAGGAGACCGATGCTGTTTTTATACCGGAACTAGCCGATGACATATTGAGGGCTAGCACCATAAACTATAGCTCTCTTCTGAAGACGTTGTCAAAATATTACGAGGCGTTGCAGCAGacgaaattttttaa GATTCTGTTCTACACTACACAACCGGCCCATGTGATCATGATCGCGGCAGTTCTGTGTGTAACGTCGGCTTTGGTACCGACAAAAGATAGATTGCAGGGAGCCGGTCATCCTTACTCGAGAACAAccactttcatttatttggcCTCGTTCGTGATGCACCTTGGCGCTCAAATTTGGATGACCTTCGTTTCAG GTCTGTCGTTATACTTTGCATTGCCTAGGCACACATTCGGCGAGGTGCAGCGGATACTGTTCCCCAGATACTTCACCATCAACGCGTGTCTTAGCCTGATCACGTTGCTTATTTTCATCAAACATCATCCGGCCCATACGTGGGATACAGAGATAGCTATACAG GTGTGTGGAATGTCTGGTGCATTTTTTTTGGAACTGTTAATTAGACTTTACTTGACACCGCCGCTGTTGCAATTGATAGTTCAGAAAAACATATTGGAGCGCGCCGCTGGAGTCGGCAATGAAATCGGTCGCCACAATCCAGGCCCATTGAAACACTGTCCACactatttaaacattcacaAAGCCTTTCGACGTGTCCACGTCTACATCGCTATGGGGAACATGTTGACTATGGGATGCACGGTCTTGCATCTTCATTATATAGCCAGCAAAATATGCGTTCTTTAA
- the Wap gene encoding DDB1 and CUL4 associated factor wap, with translation MALHSVPPKRKEIYKYEAPWPLYSMNWSVRPDKRFRLALGSFVEEYNNKVQIVSLDEETSEFSAKSTFDHPYPTTKVMWIPDSKGLLPDLLATSGDYLRVWRAAEPETRLECVLNNNKNSDFCAPLTSFDWNEVDPNLIGTASIDTTCTIWGLETGQVLGRVNMVTGHVKTQLIAHDKEVYDIAFSRAGGGRDMFASVGADGSVRMFDLRHLEHSTIIYEDPQHTPLLRLAWNKQDPNYLATVAMDAREVIILDVRVPCTPVARLNNHRASVNGIAWAPHSSCHICTAGDDHQALIWDIQQMPRAIEDPILAYTAAEGEVNQIQWGATQPDWIAICYNKAAEILRV, from the exons ATGGCTTTGCACAGTGTGCCTcctaaaagaaaagaaatctaCAAATACGAGGCACCATGGCCTCTCTACAGTATGAATTGGTCTGTAAGACCCGATAAGAGGTTTCGTTTGGCCCTTGGCAGTTTTGTAGAAGAATATAACAACAAAGTGCAAATAGTTTCTCTCGACGAAGAAACATCAGAGTTCAGTGCGAAAAGCACTTTTGATCATCCCTATCCAACAACAAAAGTAATGTGGATACCCGATAGTAAAG gATTGCTGCCAGATCTTCTAGCTACATCCGGTGATTACTTAAGAGTATGGAGAGCAGCAGAGCCAGAAACTCGCTTGGAATgtgttttaaataacaataaaaactcaGACTTCTGCGCCCCTCTGACATCCTTCGATTGGAACGAAGTGGATCCAAATTTAATTGGCACTGCTAGTATAGACACAACATGTACGATTTGGGGTTTGGAGACAGGTCAAGTGTTAGGAAGAGTGAATATGGTCACAGGACATGTTAAAACACAATTGATTGCGCATGACAAGGAAGTGTATGATATTGCATTTAGTCGAGCTGGCGGTGGACGAGACATGTTTGCGTCTGTTGGCGCCGATGGTTCTGTGAGGATGTTCGATTTAAGACATTTGGAGCACTCTACGATTATTTATGAGGACCCTCAACACACGCCGCTATTAAGACTTGCATGGAACAAACAAGATCCAAATTATTTAGCGACGGTAGCTATGGATGCTCGTGAAGTGATCATCTTAGATGTTCGTGTTCCATGTACACCGGTTGCCAGATTAAATAATCATAG agcAAGCGTAAATGGTATAGCCTGGGCGCCGCACTCTTCTTGTCACATATGCACAGCCGGTGACGATCATCAAGCACTAATTTGGGACATACAGCAAATGCCAAGAGCCATTGAAGATCCTATTCTAGCTTATACAGCGGCGGAAGGAGAGGTGAATCAAATACAATGGGGCGCGACCCAGCCCGATTGGATTGCAATTTGTTACAACAAAGCCGCGGAGATTCTCAGAGTATAA
- the LOC144470981 gene encoding atrial natriuretic peptide receptor 1: MDTKWIVSSTVAWFALFACTAKGEASCREARLARSCENLCEINQTQECELRIAVLLPADPRFDISLPKVLPVLDLAKNDAKSRGLLPPWLKLKFLPQNDHCDAMYAQIGAIDSFSNCVHLFLGPACDYCVAAVGRVVKFFGVPLITTGGFTFDFTEKKTECKDEYFMTTRIGSLAFSDLANFFVGLMNRYEWRKVHLVYATNGQSRVAGRHTCQLMMKSMVEFIKKHSNFAYGTFDVENTEIGDYPEALRDHVGYGYGDAFLGPVCDYVIAPVARYAGIWGIPVLTAGGRAEAFRHKSEHYPTLTRMMGSYRLVGEALKNILRRFGWKLIGLLYHNHPMTSSRGHSECHFTLSAVFTALNKTSYHRSFDQDESQNYRQLLETLSNSARIVVMCANATTIREILLAAEELGMVDSGEYVFFSIELSSSDNDSQEPWRVETDSAERNEKARKAYQALLTVTPRTPDNVEYLNFSRKVKSLAQSKYNFTFGNSTVSTFVTAFYDAVILYALALKESLPEHPDIVNLDGGNLTRRMWGKSFKGITGDVNIDENGDRIADYSLLDMNPETSRFEIVANFYGANKTFEYVPGKKIHWSGGRGDAPPDTPTCGFDGSLCPDNSLPGHAILSMVLSSIVVVLVVASVFIYRHFKLEADIASMTWKVHWSDIELVPKANSGGSITSFNIHKTRGSHISMFPIDELDRSPYVTTGIYKSSKVAVKFIHRQKVEISRPLLLELKKMKDLQHDHLVRFYGACVDPPNCCLLTEYCPRGSLQDVLVDERIKLDRVFRASLIHDIIRGMAYLHASEVKSHGNLNSYNCVVDSRFVLKIADFGLHELRERIPREEDLDNPVYQTKQLWTAPELLRMERRPPEGTQKGDVYSFGVIVHEIVVQKGPFYLGDSYRPTVREIVEGVKRGGGSPLRPAINSSYEEEVVVLMNRCWAEDAADRPDFSMLKQMIRKMNTEEESNILDNLLSRMTQYASNLEALVAERTADYLEEKRKCEELLYQLLPRSVASQLILQQNVIAETYDQVTIYFSDIVGFTQLSAESTPLQVVDLLNDLYTCFDSIIENFDVYKVETIGDAYMVVSGLPVPNGTNHAREIARMGLALRDTVMTFSIRHRPNEQLKLRIGMHTGPCVAGVIGLKMPRYCLFGDTVNTASRMESTGEALKIHVSPKTKEILDTFGTFELVCRGEVSLKGKGKMTTYWLIGEKSNKEIVRRGNASTSVTITAANANTGLMSTKTGDLRTQDHQRSVSNQGKSGRGRDNGGVVVDEPNRNVAVASPSRTSANATPQPRRFQAESLPNHRENSPTAPLLVPATTTTITATTAAMTATTTANVNANATSRPRI, encoded by the exons ATGGATACCAAATGGATCGTCTCGTCGACGGTCGCATGGTTCGCTTTGTTCGCGTGTACGGCGAAGGGAGAGGCGAGCTGTCGCGAGGCCCGTTTGGCCCGCAGCTGCGAGAATCTCTGCGAGATAAATCAGACGCAGGAGTGCGAGCTCAGGATAGCGGTTCTGCTTCCGGCGGATCCGCGGTTCGACATCTCGTTGCCGAAGGTGCTGCCGGTCCTTG ATCTGGCGAAGAACGATGCGAAGTCGCGGGGTTTGCTACCACCATGGCTGAAGCTGAAATTTCTGCCGCAGAATGACCACTGTGACGCGATGTACGCGCAGATCGGCGCGATCGACAGTTTCTCGAACTGCGTTCATCTATTTCTTGGCCCCGCTTGCGACTATTGTGTTG CGGCCGTTGGGAGAGTGGTGAAATTCTTCGGTGTACCGCTGATCACCACCGGCGGTTTCACGTTCGACTTCACGGAGAAGAAAACCGAGTGCAAAGACGAGTACTTCATGACCACCAGAATCGGCAGCCTGGCATTCAGCGATCTAGCGAACTTCTTCGTCGGGTTGATGAATCG ATACGAGTGGCGAAAGGTGCATCTGGTTTATGCAACGAACGGACAGAGCCGAGTCGCCGGTAGGCACACTTGTCAGCTGATGATGAAATCCATGGTAGAATTTATCAAGAAGCATTCGAACTTCGCGTACGGCACGTTTGATGTCGAGAATACAGAAATCGGAGATTATCCAGAGGCGTTGCGTGACCACGTGGGCTACGGGTACGGCG ATGCGTTTCTGGGGCCGGTGTGCGATTACGTGATCGCGCCTGTCGCGAGATACGCCGGGATTTGGGGCATCCCCGTGCTCACGGCGGGCGGTCGGGCGGAAGCGTTCCGCCACAAAAGCGAGCACTACCCGACCTTGACCAGAATGATGGGGTCTTATCGGCTGGTGGGCGAGGCGCTCAAGAACATCTTGAGGCGTTTCGGATGGAAACTGATCGGCCTATTGTATCACAATCACCCGATGACGAGCAGCCGCGGCCATTCCGAGTGCCACTTCACCCTGAGCGCCGTTTTCACCGCTCTGAACAAGACGTCTTACCACCGTAGCTTCGATCAGGACGAAAGTCAGAATTACAGGCAGTTGCTCGAAACGCTCTCGAATTCCGCCAGGA TTGTAGTGATGTGCGCCAACGCGACCACCATCCGAGAGATATTACTGGCGGCCGAGGAGCTCGGTATGGTGGACTCCGGGGAATACGTGTTCTTCTCCATCGAGCTGTCGTCCAG CGACAACGATTCGCAGGAACCGTGGAGGGTGGAAACGGACAGCGCggagagaaacgagaaagcACGGAAAGCCTATCAGGCGTTGCTGACGGTGACCCCGCGCACGCCGGACAACGTCGAGTACTTGAACTTTTCGCGGAAAGTGAAATCGTTGGCCCAGAGCAAGTACAATTTCACTTTCGGCAACAGCACCGTCTCGACGTTCGTTACAGCGTTTTACGACGCTGTCATCCTCTACGCCCTGGCCCTCAAGGAAAGCCTGCCGGAACATCCCGATATAGTCAATTTGGACGGCGGTAATCTCACGCGACGCATGTGGGGGAAGAGTTTCAAAG GGATCACGGGAGACGTGAACATCGACGAGAACGGTGATCGTATCGCGGACTATTCTCTTCTGGACATGAATCCGGAAACGTCAAGGTTCGAG ATCGTCGCGAATTTCTACGGTGCGAATAAAACGTTCGAGTACGTCCCCGGGAAGAAGATTCACTGGTCcggcggccgcggcgacgcgcCACCGGACACTCCTACCTGCGGGTTCGACGGCTCCTTGTGCCCGGACAACT CTCTACCGGGTCACGCGATCCTCTCGATGGTTTTGAGCTCGATCGTCGTTGTTCTCGTTGTCGCTTCGGTCTTCATTTACAG GCACTTTAAACTCGAAGCGGACATAGCATCCATGACGTGGAAAGTACATTGGAGCGACATCGAATTGGTGCCGAAGGCAAATTCCGGCGGTTCCATAACTTCGTTCAACATACACAAGACGCGCGGTAGCCACATA TCGATGTTCCCTATAGACGAACTGGACAGGAGCCCGTACGTTACCACCGGTATTTACAAG AGCTCGAAAGTCGCTGTAAAATTCATACACAGGCAGAAGGTGGAAATCTCTCGACCGCTGTTGCTCGAACTGAAGAAG ATGAAGGATCTTCAACACGATCATCTGGTGCGATTCTACGGTGCCTGCGTGGATCCGCCGAACTGTTGTCTACTCACCGAGTACTGTCCTAGAGGGTCTCTTCAG GACGTGTTGGTGGACGAGCGGATCAAACTGGACCGGGTGTTCCGTGCGTCCTTGATACACGACATTATCCGTGGCATGGCGTACCTGCACGCATCGGAAGTGAAAAGCCACGGCAACCTGAATTCGTACAATTGCGTAGTCGATTCGCGGTTCGTCCTAAAGATCGCCGACTTCGGATTACACGAACTAAGGGAAAGGATCCCGAGGGAGGAGGATCTCGACAATCCCGTTTACCAGACAA AACAGTTGTGGACAGCCCCGGAGCTGTTGCGAATGGAGAGACGACCACCGGAGGGCACCCAGAAGGGGGACGTGTACAGTTTCGGGGTGATCGTTCACGAGATCGTCGTGCAAAAGGGTCCGTTCTATCTGGGCGACAGCTATCGTCCCACCGTGCGGG aaattgtcgAGGGGGTGAAGAGGGGCGGCGGCTCCCCGCTGAGACCGGCGATCAACAGTTCGTACGAGGAAGAG GTGGTCGTTTTGATGAATCGATGCTGGGCAGAAGACGCCGCGGATCGACCGGACTTTTCTATGCTCAAGCAAATGATACGGAAAATGAACAC GGAGGAAGAGAGCAACATCCTGGACAATCTGCTCTCCCGCATGACGCAATACGCCAGCAACCTGGAGGCCCTCGTGGCGGAGCGAACCGCCGATTACCTTGAGGAAAAACGAAAATGCGAGGAACTTCTCTATCAATTGTTGCCGAG GTCCGTCGCGTCCCAGCTGATACTCCAACAAAACGTGATAGCCGAAACTTACGACCAAGTGACGATCTACTTCAGCGATATCGTCGGCTTCACGCAACTGTCGGCCGAGAGCACGCCGCTTCAGGTGGTCGATTTATTGAACGATCTTTATACGTGTTTCGACTCCATCATCGAGAACTTCGACGTGTATAAG GTGGAGACGATAGGAGACGCTTACATGGTGGTGTCGGGGCTGCCTGTTCCGAACGGGACCAACCACGCGAGGGAGATCGCGAGAATGGGCTTGGCGTTGCGGGACACCGTGATGACGTTCAGCATTCGACACAGACCGAACGAGCAGCTCAAGCTCCGGATCGGCATGCACACTG GTCCCTGCGTGGCCGGCGTGATCGGATTGAAGATGCCGAGGTACTGTCTCTTCGGGGACACCGTGAACACCGCATCGAGGATGGAGAGCACCGGAGAAG CTCTTAAAATCCACGTCAGCCCGAAGACCAAAGAGATCCTGGACACTTTCGGAACGTTCGAGCTGGTCTGCAGAGGCGAAGTCAGCTTGAAG GGCAAAGGGAAGATGACCACCTATTGGTTGATCGGCGAGAAGTCGAACAAGGAGATCGTCCGTAGAGGGAACGCGTCGACGTCGGTGACGATAACGGCGGCGAACGCGAACACGGGTCTGATGTCTACGAAAACCGGCGATCTACGAACCCAGGACCATCAACGATCGGTTTCGAATCAAGGGAAAAGCGGTCGAGGTCGCGACAacggcggcgtcgtcgtcgacgaaccGAACAGAAACGTCGCGGTCGCGTCGCCTTCGCGAACCTCCGCAAACGCGACGCCGCAACCGCGGCGATTCCAAGCCGAGTCGTTGCCGAATCACAGGGAAAACAGTCCGACCGCTCCTCTGCTCGTGCCGGCAACCACGACCACGATCACGGCTACGACCGCGGCCATGACAGCGACCACGACCGCTAACGTAAACGCGAACGCGACCTCCCGTCCACGAATTTAA
- the LOC144470980 gene encoding proclotting enzyme, giving the protein MKLGVVAVVLVGVALLRSAKSLSRLVGGQPADPTEWPWMAALLRKDNSRYCGGVLITDRHVLTAAHCVYRHAPRDIKVRLGEYDFSAEPEYSRATDFAVSEIRVHRYFDRVLYENDIAIAKLHRPTVFDEHVWPVCLPPIDQTFENENAVVTGWGTSYYGGPASAVLMEVVVPIWSRNLCVRSFARRIPETMMCAGAYEGGRDACQGDSGGPLLHRLANGRWVNAGIVSWGIRCGEPGRPGVYTRVNAYLDWIFENAVF; this is encoded by the exons ATGAAGCTGGGAGTCGTCGCTGTAGTACTTGTCGGCGTGGCACTGTTGCGCAG CGCGAAGAGCCTGAGCAGGCTCGTGGGCGGACAACCGGCCGATCCCACGGAGTGGCCCTGGATGGCGGCTCTTCTTAGAAAAGACAACAGTCGATACTGCGGCGGCGTCCTGATCACCGACCGGCACGTTTTGACGGCGGCCCACTGCGTCTACCG ACACGCTCCCCGAGACATCAAAGTGAGGCTCGGTGAGTACGACTTTTCCGCCGAACCGGAGTACAGCAGAGCCACGGACTTTGCGGTGTCCGAAATTCGGGTCCATCGATACTTCGATCGTGTTCTGTACGAGAACGACATAGCTATAGCGAAGCTGCATCGACCGACCGTATTCGACGAGCACGTTTGGCCCGTCTGTCTGCCACCGATCGACCAGACCTTCGAGAATGAGAACGCCGTCGTCACGG GTTGGGGGACCAGCTATTACGGAGGTCCGGCTAGCGCGGTTCTGATGGAAGTCGTCGTTCCGATATGGTCGCGGAATCTGTGCGTTCGCAGCTTCGCCCGAAGGATTCCGGAGACGATGATGTGCGCGGGCGCGTACGAGGGAGGTCGGGACGCCTGTCAG GGCGACTCGGGTGGACCACTCCTCCATCGACTCGCCAACGGCAGATGGGTGAACGCTGGTATAGTGTCTTGGGGAATCAGATGCGGCGAACCGGGTCGTCCCGGCGTCTATACCAGAGTCAACGCCTATCTCGATTGGATATTCGAGAACGCGGTCTTCTAA